The genomic window CACCTGAATTATCATCATGAGAATCAGCTGTtttgagaaaagagaaacagtttggaacagttttaaaaagtttggaacagtttaaacaagtttggaacagttttaaaaagtttggaacagtttaaaaatttaaaaaaaagtttggaacagttttaaaaagtttggaacagtttaaaaagtttgaaacagtttgtaaaagtTAAGAACAGTTTTcaaaagtttggaacagtttaaaaagtttggaacagtttttaaaagtttggaacagttaaaaaagtttggaacagtttgtaaaagtttggaacagtttcTAAAAGTTTGGAACCACATGTTTGGTGACTCACCTGATTTATCATCATGAGAATCAGCTGTtttgagaaaagagaaacagtttggaacaattttaaaaagtttggaacagttttaaaaagtttggaacagtttgaaaaagtttggaacagcttttaaaagtttggaacagttttaaaaagtttggaacagttttaaaaagtttggaacagtttttaaaaagttcatgatagtttggaacagtttttaaaaagttcatgatagtttggaacagtttttaaaagtttggaacagtttaaaaagtttggaacagtttaaaagtttggaacagtttttaaaagtttggaacagtttttaaaagtttggaacagtttttaaaagtttggaacagtttaaaaagtttggaacagtttaaaaagtttggaacagtttgaaaagtttggaacagtttttaaaagtttggaacagtttgaaaagtttggaacagttaAACTCACTTGAATGAACGTTGTCACAAGAATCAGCTGTTTTGAGGAAAGAGAAACgtgttaaattaaacatgtgATCATCCAGATCAGGTCATGTGATCAGTCTCAGACATGACGCTGGGATTCgtaaagtttaaaaagtttgaATTCGTACCGTGGTCGTTGCTTGAAGACACGTTGTTCATCTCACAGGAGGAAATGGCTCCGTCACTGAATCCAGTGAAGAAGAAGGTTTTTTGTCGCGGGGACACGACGGCTTCACTGATGTCTATAGAGTTGGCACAATTCAGAACCATCGCACCTTCCGGTGGACGGAAACCAGCCGCCAGACAAACACGCGGTCCCTCGGGCCACCGAGgactgaggacagacagactcGGCTTCACAGGAGACAGAtctgagcaggaaacagaaacatcGCTCACACGTTCAAACATTTATCTGATTTTTACATAaagattattaaatatattttgtcctGAATTCAACTTGATAAGTTTCTGTGGTAACGACCGGTCAGTTGATGAAAAGTCTTCTCATGTGAAAATGTCGAttatgtcatgttttatttattgtcacaGGATTTTATATTTATCGTATTGATGAATTGTTCAGTGACTCAGTGAATATCTGAGTCTCAGTTAATAAATAATCTATAATCTAAGATATAAATTTATAACTTTCTGTGTGAAAAACTGTTTTAACTGGTTGATTCCATATTTCTGAGCTTTTCATGTGAAACCAAATATATTTTCTCCTTTATCTGGAATcactgatgaatatttaataatcatgagttttaaatattaataattacaaCGATGAACCTTTGTCCAAACAAACTTAGTATCATCTGCATAAAGAGGAATTTTACATCACAGATATTTATacaataaaaatctattttactcatttatttgatcaatttctgtacatttttcttttctcgttCAATATGaactttattaataataatgtttgtaCACTTTAAACATTGGTGTattaacatttgaatttaatttgtactgtatttacatatttataaacTGGTATTTGACATAAAGTATTATTTCTCTGTGGATATTTAAAACTGCTTCGGcttcaacacatttaaaatattaagtCTGTCATAAGTTCATTAATATTAaacactatttatttattatatattaatatacatttataaccaacatgattatttttacagcacatttagTTTAAGACTCAAAAAGTTTTCAGGCTCTGAATTCAAATTAGATCATTTTCAGACAGACTGGTCTCATGAGCAGAGTGGACTCACCTCGGGGACGGACGCTGAGTTTGATGGCTTCTCCGAATGTTACACAGTTATCACAGTAAGCATCACAGTGTTTCAGCCTCAGCACAAAAACCTGAGAGTCAGAGAAGCTCTGAGATGTTGAATGATCCACGACCATCGAGAGGACGACAGGAGGACAAGAGGACgacaagaggacaagaggacaagCTATTTCTTCTGTTTACTGAGAGAATCTGAAATGTTTCAGCTGGAGAGACGAGAAGACATGAAGCTGTTtccaggctctgtgtgtgtgtgtgtgtgtgtgtgtgtgtgtgtgtgtgtgtgtgtgtgtgtgtcaggaggctgcaggttttTGTTCAGCTCTGTGTGGATCTTCAATCACTGTGGTACCCCACCCACCACAGTGAAAAAGTCTCGTAGAAAAACCTGAGAGTCAGAGCAGCTGTGAGATGTTGAATGGTCCACGACCATCgagaggacgagaggaggacgagaggaggacgagaggaggacgagaggacaagaggaggacgagaggacAAGCTATTTCTTCTGTTTACTGAGAGAATCTGAAATGTTTCAGCTGGAGAGACGAGAAGACACGAAGCTGTTtccaggctgtgtgtgtgtgtgtgtgtgtgtgtgtgtgtgagtgagtgagtgtgtgagtgagtgagtgagtgagtgagtgtgtgtgtgagtatgagtgtgagtatgagtgtgtgagtgtgtatgtgtgtgtgtgtgagggtgtgagagagtgtgtgtgattgagtgagtgactgtgtgtgtatgagtgtgagtgagtgtaaatgtgtgtgtgtgtgagagtgagtgagtgtgtgtgtgagtaaatgtgtgagtgtgtgtgtgtgtgtgtgtatatgagtgagtgagtgtgtgtgtgtgtgtgtgagagtgtgtgtgtgtgtatatgagtgtgtgtgtgtgtgtgtgagtgagagtgtaaatgtgtgtgtgtgtgagagtgagtgagtgagtgtgtgtgtgtgagagagtgtaaatgtgtgtgtgtgtgagagtgagtgagtgagtgagtgtgtgtgtgtgtgtgtgtgtgtgtgtgtgtgtgtgtgtatgagtgtgtgtgtgtgtgtatatgagtgtgtgtgtgtgtgtgtgtgtgtgagagagtgtgtgagtgtgtgagtgtgtgagagagagagagtgagtgagtgagtgagtgagtgagtgagtgtgtgtgtgtgtgtgtgtgtgtgtgtgtgtgtgtgtgtgtgtgtgtcaggaggtgCAGGTTTTTGTTCAGCTCTGTGTGGATCTTCTATCACTGTGGTATCCATCCACCACAGTGAAAAAGTCTCGTAGAAAAACTTCTCGTCGtcctgtggttgtttgtgtcagGTTCAGCCCCTCCCCCCCCCAGATGTTCCTGACAGATTCAATTCACAGTCATGtgacctcgacctttgacctgtgaattctaatcagttcatctcgGAGTCACAGTGAACGTTTAAACCaattttgaagaaattccctgaaggtgTTTCTGAGaaatcgtgttcacaagaagaCGGGCTGAACACTTGATGCCTCCGGCCACTAGAGGTCTCCAGAACTGTGTCATCAACACGACGAGAGGAGGAAAGTGTTCGGCCGTGTGTCTCGGGCTGTCGGCGCTGGGAGACTCCGCCCACTCTCTATTTCTGACCGGACACGAGAAAGTCCGACGTCACTAGAGCTCCTGCCGTCCTCGAGCCACAGACACGTCACATCTGTAAACGTTCTTTGTCTTCGACATGACTCATGTTCTTCAACTCAAGGTTTCCGTGCAGACCTCCTAACCAGCTGGTTATCAGAGAGTTTGAAGTTTTATGAACGTGAACTTTAACATCCGTCTGATTCTTTGTTGTAAAACCGTAACTGTGTGAACGCAGCGCTGGGGGGCGGGGCCAAGACACACCTACTTACCTGCCTTCCACCAAACACGATGAACCGTGAGCAGCGAGATCACAACGACCCGAAGTGACAGAAACCGTCCTGGACAAACGCTCATTAAACGtctgagtttttagtttggtccatgtcccatctgctaacacggaggagagCAGTCAGTTCAGCTTCAGTCACTGTTACCTCGAAAAACACTCGCTCAAAGACTGTTCAACTGTTTCTGTGTGAGCGCAGCTGAACGCAGCCTGAGGTTTTTACCCATCAACCCTCTGTGGCGACGCGGCGTCTTATCTGATGAGTTCAAcatcagagagaaaaatgtttgtgaGAGAAATCTGACGAGGGTCACGTGACCTGATGCAGAGAAACAGTGTTTGAATAAAGATTCATCTAAAGATGAcatcagaggtcaaaggtcaaacgtCACTTCAAAATCTGTCAAACTGAAAGTTTCCTGCTCGGCTGTAATTTATCAACACGAATAAACCAGTgactaatattattattattattattattactaatattattattaatattattattattactaatattattattatttttaatctgaaagttagttcaacacattttctttttatcggGACAATTTGTCctcaaactaaaaaaagaatagaatttaaaactcaaaatgaaaaagtgaaacttataaataaaaagtcattgTTCAAACAGACGTCACCTTTTGTTTACTTCTCCAGACAAACAAGAA from Paralichthys olivaceus isolate ysfri-2021 chromosome 16, ASM2471397v2, whole genome shotgun sequence includes these protein-coding regions:
- the LOC138405099 gene encoding dentin sialophosphoprotein-like isoform X4 — encoded protein: MVLNCANSIDISEAVVSPRQKTFFFTGFSDGAISSCEMNNVSSSNDHADSCDNVHSTDSHDDKSADSHDDNSADSHDDNSADSHDDNSADSHDDNSENVRFNSYLLLLNAARVMFTKIVAFTSVLTIRTLLA
- the LOC138405099 gene encoding uncharacterized protein isoform X1, with amino-acid sequence MPFSNFGPIGTPDSRDRRVVDRWKADKTDLSPVKPSLSVLSPRWPEGPRVCLAAGFRPPEGAMVLNCANSIDISEAVVSPRQKTFFFTGFSDGAISSCEMNNVSSSNDHADSCDNVHSTDSHDDKSADSHDDNSADSHDDNSADSHDDNSADSHDDNSENVRFNSYLLLLNAARVMFTKIVAFTSVLTIRTLLA
- the LOC138405099 gene encoding uncharacterized protein isoform X2, encoding MVVDHSTSQSFSDSQVFVLRLKHCDAYCDNCVTFGEAIKLSVRPRDLSPVKPSLSVLSPRWPEGPRVCLAAGFRPPEGAMVLNCANSIDISEAVVSPRQKTFFFTGFSDGAISSCEMNNVSSSNDHADSCDNVHSTDSHDDNSADSHDDNSGESPNIKLSITDQ
- the LOC138405099 gene encoding uncharacterized protein isoform X3 codes for the protein MVVDHSTSQSFSDSQVFVLRLKHCDAYCDNCVTFGEAIKLSVRPRDLSPVKPSLSVLSPRWPEGPRVCLAAGFRPPEGAMVLNCANSIDISEAVVSPRQKTFFFTGFSDGAISSCEMNNVSSSNDHENVRFNSYLLLLNAARVMFTKIVAFTSVLTIRTLLA
- the LOC138405098 gene encoding uncharacterized protein SPEM3-like; the protein is MDTTVIEDPHRAEQKPAPPDTHTHTHTHTHTHTHTLTHSLTHSLTLSLSHTHTLTHSLTHTHTHTHSYTHTHTLIHTHTHTHTHTHTHSLTHSLSHTHTFTLSHTHTLTHSLSHTHTFTLSLTHTHTHSYTHTHTLTHTHTHSLTHIHTHTHTLTHLLTHTLTHSHTHTHLHSLTLIHTQSLTQSHTLSHTLTHTHIHTHTLILTLILTHTLTHSLTHSHTHSLTHTHTHTHTHSLETASCLLVSPAETFQILSVNRRNSLSSRPPLVLSSSSRPPLVLLSSSRWSWTIQHLTAALTLRFFYETFSLWWVGYHSD